A part of Deinococcus aerius genomic DNA contains:
- a CDS encoding type 4a pilus biogenesis protein PilO, producing the protein MSVKLAPRSLFLIVLGVCALAVLCWYLLRYQARQQEISLLQGELETIRMNADRYRAAQRGLPELRQTVARLEVERDGFLRALPANAQFGTVLDEMRRSVLAAGAEMTTFNVQPGTATGLPAGVRPINLNLGVSGPFAAVFRALRSMETMNRFTTVGGVNLQLPQATSFNPRLEGTLNLTVYTFDPAQAASAPGGTGAAPSAPAAPPATPQGGTQ; encoded by the coding sequence ATGTCCGTTAAGCTCGCCCCCCGTTCCCTCTTCCTGATCGTCCTGGGCGTGTGCGCGCTCGCGGTGCTGTGCTGGTACCTGCTGCGCTACCAGGCCCGCCAGCAGGAGATCAGCCTGCTTCAGGGCGAGCTGGAGACCATCCGCATGAACGCCGACCGCTACCGCGCCGCGCAGCGCGGCCTGCCCGAGTTGCGGCAGACCGTCGCCCGGCTGGAGGTCGAGCGCGACGGGTTCCTGCGGGCGCTTCCCGCCAACGCGCAGTTCGGCACCGTCCTCGACGAGATGCGGCGCAGCGTGCTGGCGGCGGGCGCCGAGATGACCACCTTCAACGTGCAGCCCGGCACCGCCACCGGCCTCCCCGCCGGGGTGCGGCCCATCAACCTGAACCTGGGGGTCAGCGGGCCGTTTGCCGCCGTCTTCCGGGCACTGCGGTCGATGGAAACCATGAACCGCTTCACAACGGTGGGCGGCGTGAACCTGCAACTGCCGCAGGCGACCTCCTTCAACCCGCGGCTGGAGGGCACGCTGAACCTCACCGTGTACACCTTCGATCCGGCGCAGGCGGCGAGCGCGCCCGGCGGCACTGGCGCGGCCCCGTCGGCCCCCGCCGCACCGCCTGCCACCCCCCAGGGAGGCACCCAGTGA
- a CDS encoding DUF4032 domain-containing protein: MSELNKRTQARHEVERARFLGDVYDLLAILRREPNELLPFDWVRHLAPEGEHSLGVQSIPVDQIIGSVDRYREFDRHYLPKEPHLDERWIGVRAAQLEGKELPPIQVYKVGDLYFVKDGNHRVSVARRQGQHYIDANVIELNVAVPPEEHDTLRDLIIKGEYARFLKETNLDRVVPGHREIRFTTPGRYDRLLEHIRTRQYFLDRKPERAGLPPVTWEEAVESWYRRLYSRVVENIEKHDVMSRFPGRTEADLYLWIMDHRYFLTQKYGHDVGSEEATRDFRAHHAPPLYKRLGQRMRLLLKGQLEPAM; encoded by the coding sequence ATGAGTGAGCTAAACAAACGCACCCAGGCCCGCCACGAGGTCGAACGCGCCCGCTTCCTGGGCGACGTGTACGACCTGCTGGCGATCCTGCGCCGTGAACCGAACGAACTGCTGCCCTTCGACTGGGTGCGGCACCTTGCCCCGGAGGGTGAGCATTCGCTGGGCGTCCAGTCTATTCCCGTCGACCAGATCATCGGCTCGGTGGACCGCTACCGCGAGTTCGACCGCCACTACCTCCCCAAGGAGCCGCACCTCGACGAACGCTGGATCGGCGTGCGCGCCGCACAGTTGGAGGGCAAGGAACTCCCGCCCATCCAGGTGTACAAGGTCGGCGACCTGTACTTCGTCAAGGACGGCAACCACCGGGTCTCGGTCGCCCGGCGCCAGGGTCAGCATTACATTGACGCGAACGTGATCGAGTTGAACGTCGCCGTGCCGCCCGAGGAGCACGACACCCTGCGCGACCTGATCATCAAGGGTGAGTACGCGCGCTTCCTGAAGGAGACGAACCTCGACCGGGTGGTGCCCGGGCACCGCGAGATCCGCTTCACCACGCCGGGCCGCTACGACCGCTTGCTGGAACATATCCGCACCCGGCAGTACTTCCTCGACCGCAAGCCGGAGCGCGCGGGACTCCCGCCCGTGACCTGGGAGGAGGCGGTGGAGAGCTGGTATCGCCGCCTGTACAGCCGTGTGGTCGAGAACATCGAGAAGCACGACGTGATGAGCCGCTTCCCGGGCCGCACGGAGGCCGACCTCTACCTCTGGATCATGGACCACCGCTACTTCCTGACCCAGAAGTACGGCCACGATGTCGGCAGCGAGGAGGCCACCCGTGACTTCCGAGCCCACCACGCCCCGCCCCTGTACAAGCGGCTGGGGCAGCGGATGCGGCTGCTGCTCAAGGGGCAGTTGGAGCCCGCGATGTAG
- the pilM gene encoding type IV pilus assembly protein PilM, protein MSSLLQRLTSPRLNAIGVEIGTSAIKVVALRPGAPPVLQHAVMVPTPIGSMRDGLVVEPQTVATELKNLLAQHRITTRHAVTAVPNQSAVTRNIMVPRMERKELQEAIRWEAERYIPYPIDEVNLDFDLLDDPAQVPEDGQMEAVIAAAPSEAVARQVEVLRLAGLEPTVVDLKSFATLRALRGNLLGEHLNKTTLAGLNYTEAGEVALVLEIGASSSVISLVRGDRILMARNLGVAADDFTTALQKAFDLDFGAAEEVKLGYATATTPTEDEEDLLNFDLSRQQYSPARVFEIVRPVLGDLITEVRRSLEFYRVQSGDVVIDRTFIAGGGAKLRGLSTAISDALGFRVEVASPWLTVQTEGANVDTGYLQTNAAEFTVPLGLALRGVNARG, encoded by the coding sequence ATGTCGAGCCTGCTACAACGCCTTACAAGTCCGCGCCTGAACGCCATCGGGGTGGAGATCGGCACCAGCGCGATCAAGGTGGTCGCCCTGCGCCCCGGGGCGCCGCCGGTCCTCCAGCACGCGGTGATGGTGCCCACGCCCATCGGCTCCATGCGCGACGGGCTGGTCGTCGAGCCGCAGACGGTCGCCACCGAGCTGAAAAACCTGCTCGCGCAGCACCGCATCACCACCCGCCACGCCGTGACCGCCGTGCCCAACCAGTCGGCGGTCACGCGCAACATCATGGTTCCCCGCATGGAGCGCAAGGAGCTTCAGGAGGCCATCCGCTGGGAGGCCGAGCGGTACATCCCCTACCCCATCGACGAGGTCAACCTCGACTTCGACCTGCTCGACGACCCCGCGCAGGTGCCGGAGGACGGCCAGATGGAGGCCGTCATCGCCGCCGCCCCCTCGGAGGCGGTCGCGCGCCAGGTCGAGGTGCTGCGCCTGGCGGGGCTGGAGCCGACCGTGGTGGATCTCAAGAGCTTCGCCACCCTGCGCGCCCTGCGCGGCAACCTGCTGGGCGAGCACCTCAACAAGACCACCCTCGCCGGGCTGAACTACACCGAGGCGGGCGAGGTCGCGCTCGTGCTGGAGATCGGGGCGAGCAGTTCCGTGATCTCGCTGGTGCGCGGCGACCGCATCCTGATGGCGCGCAACCTGGGCGTGGCCGCCGACGACTTCACGACGGCGCTGCAAAAGGCCTTCGACCTCGACTTCGGCGCCGCCGAGGAGGTCAAGCTCGGGTACGCGACCGCCACCACGCCCACCGAGGACGAGGAGGACCTGCTCAACTTCGACCTCTCGCGCCAGCAGTACTCCCCGGCCCGCGTGTTCGAGATCGTGCGCCCGGTGCTGGGCGACCTGATCACCGAGGTGCGGCGCTCGCTGGAGTTCTACCGGGTGCAGTCGGGCGACGTGGTGATCGACCGGACCTTCATCGCGGGGGGCGGCGCCAAGTTGCGCGGGTTGAGCACGGCGATCAGCGACGCCCTGGGCTTCCGGGTGGAGGTCGCCAGCCCCTGGCTGACGGTGCAGACCGAGGGGGCGAACGTGGACACGGGCTACCTCCAGACGAACGCCGCCGAGTTCACCGTGCCGCTGGGGCTGGCGCTGCGGGGGGTGAACGCCCGTGGTTGA
- a CDS encoding Asp23/Gls24 family envelope stress response protein has protein sequence MTGSIVVSEAALASLIGLTAHEIPGVVGMAPANLKEGISRVLGRANAREGVVVGREGEGYTADLYVVVAYGVSIPTVARNIKDRVEHIVKTQAGIELKATRVHAVGVQRA, from the coding sequence GTGACTGGCTCCATCGTTGTGTCCGAGGCGGCGCTCGCCTCCCTGATCGGGCTCACCGCCCACGAAATCCCGGGGGTGGTCGGCATGGCCCCCGCCAACCTGAAGGAAGGCATCTCCCGCGTGCTGGGCCGCGCCAACGCCCGCGAGGGCGTCGTCGTGGGCCGCGAGGGGGAAGGCTACACCGCCGACCTGTACGTGGTCGTCGCCTACGGGGTGAGCATCCCCACCGTGGCGCGCAACATCAAGGACCGGGTGGAACACATCGTCAAGACCCAGGCGGGCATCGAGCTGAAGGCCACGCGCGTCCACGCGGTGGGGGTGCAGCGTGCCTGA
- the murF gene encoding UDP-N-acetylmuramoyl-tripeptide--D-alanyl-D-alanine ligase: MLDPHAALPFAATVHPGARPALRLTWDSREASPEVAFVALPGERMHGNRFVEAALAAGAPFVLTDLEVERAVRVPDAREALFTWARAERSRNSLVVGITGSVGKTTAKNYAAAALNAHFMPVYNTMPAIACFLIEFGGSARPLVVEMGIDHVGEMAQLVDLVHPDVGVVTSIGEAHLEQLGSLEGVAREKGVILRGARGLVGTQAAPWYPGVDTYGFGEGATYAGEGLTVTPEGADFTFRGVPVSLPLASRVQAEAAVLGLTLALEAGVPLPEAAERMAGVQVPGGRYRVHPGRFTVIDDAYNASPLAVTAALDALAAFPGRRISVLGRMLELGDTERELHARVGAHARQRADLTYGVGAFAAELGERPYPTVPDLLADLLAEVRDGDVVLVKASRGISWTPERRAQEGVGLDTVVEALLRERSAVSGQPSAGEGR, encoded by the coding sequence ATGCTCGACCCGCACGCCGCTCTCCCCTTTGCCGCCACCGTTCATCCGGGGGCGCGTCCGGCCCTTCGCCTGACCTGGGACTCGCGCGAGGCTTCCCCCGAGGTGGCGTTCGTCGCCCTGCCCGGCGAGCGGATGCACGGCAACCGGTTCGTGGAGGCGGCCCTTGCGGCGGGGGCCCCCTTCGTCCTGACCGACCTTGAGGTGGAGCGGGCGGTGAGGGTGCCGGACGCGCGGGAGGCGCTGTTCACCTGGGCGCGGGCGGAACGCTCTAGGAACTCCCTCGTCGTGGGCATCACGGGCAGCGTGGGCAAGACGACCGCGAAGAATTACGCGGCGGCGGCGCTGAACGCCCACTTCATGCCCGTGTACAACACCATGCCCGCCATCGCCTGCTTCCTGATCGAGTTCGGGGGGAGCGCGCGGCCCCTCGTCGTGGAGATGGGGATTGACCATGTGGGCGAGATGGCGCAGCTCGTGGATCTCGTTCACCCCGACGTGGGCGTGGTGACGAGCATCGGGGAGGCGCACCTGGAGCAGCTCGGCAGCCTGGAGGGTGTGGCACGCGAGAAGGGCGTGATCCTGCGGGGCGCGCGGGGGCTGGTCGGTACTCAGGCCGCCCCCTGGTATCCCGGGGTGGACACCTACGGCTTCGGCGAGGGCGCGACCTATGCGGGGGAGGGGCTGACGGTCACGCCGGAGGGCGCCGACTTCACCTTCCGGGGCGTGCCCGTCTCCCTGCCGCTCGCCTCGCGGGTGCAGGCGGAGGCGGCGGTGCTGGGGCTGACGCTCGCGCTGGAGGCGGGGGTGCCGCTGCCGGAGGCCGCCGAACGAATGGCCGGGGTGCAGGTGCCGGGGGGCCGCTACCGGGTCCATCCCGGGCGCTTCACCGTGATTGACGATGCCTACAACGCCTCACCGCTCGCCGTGACCGCCGCCCTCGACGCGCTCGCCGCCTTTCCGGGCCGCCGGATCAGCGTGCTGGGGCGGATGCTCGAACTGGGGGACACGGAGCGGGAGTTGCACGCCCGGGTAGGCGCTCATGCCAGGCAAAGGGCTGACCTGACCTACGGGGTGGGCGCCTTTGCCGCCGAGCTGGGCGAGCGGCCCTACCCCACGGTGCCCGACCTCCTCGCCGACCTGCTCGCCGAGGTGCGGGACGGGGACGTGGTGCTCGTCAAGGCGAGCCGGGGCATCTCGTGGACGCCCGAGCGGCGGGCGCAGGAGGGGGTGGGGCTGGACACGGTGGTGGAGGCGCTGCTGAGGGAGCGGTCAGCGGTCAGCGGTCAGCCGTCAGCGGGAGAGGGGCGGTAG
- a CDS encoding DAK2 domain-containing protein → MLRVATDWLGVYREQVNALNVYPVPDGDTGTNMHLTMQSVRRELDTCDEHNMASVARAISYGALLGARGNSGVILSQLLKGFAETLRDRTEVDADTLARAFRAAQKAGYGAVMKPVEGTILTVARGVADGANGPHDRDTVDSVLEAALFEGQRLLDQTPEMLPALRQAGVIDSGGQGYLYVVQGMLAALRGDALPEAPEITSYAQEQFETEEFGYCTEFLMSDSTKPIEEIRTLVSPFGDSLLVVGAEGYVKGHIHTNEPDALLATVGRYGRMLKTKVEDMSEQHTEILGMAGAAARAEEEVAPSGLVAVASGYGLVKLFRSLGARIVSGGQTANPSVQDIVDAVRSVSAEKVLILPNNKNVLMAAEKAMELMEGRAVVVPTRTLGQGIGAALAFQPDADAGSLRAGMEEAAARVTTFEVTRASRTTNITTKEGVTLDIAEGDVIGLKDDELVQAGGSPEDSVMEMLRKSYAGQEIITVFGGPQKTQEDLDTLAERIGQEFSSAEVEAHLGGPDLYDYLVTME, encoded by the coding sequence ATGCTGCGGGTGGCGACCGACTGGCTGGGCGTGTACCGCGAGCAGGTCAACGCCCTGAACGTGTACCCGGTGCCCGACGGCGACACCGGCACGAACATGCACCTCACCATGCAGTCGGTGCGGCGCGAACTCGACACCTGCGACGAGCACAACATGGCTTCCGTCGCCCGGGCGATCAGCTACGGGGCGCTGCTGGGGGCGCGCGGCAACTCCGGGGTGATCCTCTCGCAGCTCCTGAAGGGCTTCGCGGAGACACTGCGCGACCGGACCGAGGTGGACGCCGACACCCTCGCCCGTGCCTTCCGCGCCGCGCAAAAGGCCGGGTACGGCGCGGTGATGAAGCCGGTCGAGGGGACCATCCTGACCGTCGCGCGGGGGGTGGCGGACGGGGCGAACGGCCCGCACGACCGCGACACGGTGGACTCGGTGCTGGAGGCCGCGCTCTTCGAGGGCCAGCGCCTGCTCGACCAGACGCCCGAGATGCTCCCCGCGCTCAGGCAGGCGGGCGTGATCGACTCGGGCGGCCAGGGCTACCTGTACGTGGTGCAGGGGATGCTCGCGGCCCTGCGCGGCGACGCGCTCCCCGAGGCGCCCGAGATCACCTCCTACGCGCAGGAACAGTTCGAGACCGAGGAGTTCGGCTACTGCACCGAATTCCTGATGTCGGACTCGACGAAGCCCATCGAGGAGATCCGCACCCTCGTCTCCCCCTTCGGGGACAGCCTGCTCGTGGTGGGCGCCGAGGGGTACGTGAAGGGCCACATCCACACGAACGAGCCCGACGCGCTGCTGGCGACGGTGGGCCGCTACGGGCGGATGCTGAAAACCAAGGTCGAGGACATGTCCGAGCAGCACACCGAGATCCTGGGCATGGCGGGCGCGGCGGCCCGGGCCGAGGAGGAGGTGGCGCCCTCCGGCCTCGTCGCGGTGGCGAGCGGGTACGGGCTGGTGAAGCTGTTCCGCAGCCTCGGCGCCCGCATCGTCTCCGGCGGGCAGACGGCCAACCCCAGCGTGCAGGACATCGTGGACGCGGTGCGGTCGGTGAGTGCGGAGAAGGTCCTGATCCTCCCCAACAACAAGAACGTGCTGATGGCCGCCGAAAAGGCGATGGAATTGATGGAGGGCCGCGCGGTCGTCGTGCCCACCCGCACGCTGGGGCAGGGCATCGGGGCGGCGCTCGCCTTCCAGCCGGACGCGGACGCCGGGAGCCTGCGGGCCGGGATGGAGGAGGCCGCCGCCCGCGTGACCACCTTCGAGGTCACCCGCGCCAGCCGCACGACGAACATCACCACGAAGGAGGGCGTCACGCTCGACATTGCCGAGGGCGACGTGATCGGCCTGAAGGACGACGAACTCGTGCAGGCGGGCGGGAGCCCCGAGGACAGCGTCATGGAGATGCTGCGCAAGAGCTACGCCGGGCAGGAGATCATCACCGTGTTCGGCGGCCCCCAGAAGACGCAGGAGGACCTGGATACCCTCGCGGAGCGCATCGGGCAGGAATTCTCTTCTGCCGAGGTCGAGGCGCATCTGGGCGGGCCGGACCTGTACGACTACCTCGTGACGATGGAGTAG
- a CDS encoding sulfite oxidase-like oxidoreductase translates to MLGKFFKKPADDQGGRIPPGQTLTTRFPVLTYGPSQHYAPQDVAVRIFGLAEEKTFTWDDLMALPQTTLTYDIHCVTHWSKLDTTWTGVRVVDLMEHIGLKPGATHVMQHSVGGYTTNLELSDFLRPENLLAHTFGGEPLAPEHGGPLRLVVPHLYFWKSAKWLNGLEFMAADKPGFWERNGYHMRGDPFREERYDD, encoded by the coding sequence ATGCTCGGCAAGTTCTTCAAGAAGCCCGCGGACGACCAGGGGGGGCGCATCCCGCCTGGGCAGACGCTCACCACCCGTTTCCCCGTGCTGACCTACGGCCCCTCGCAGCACTACGCGCCTCAGGACGTGGCGGTGCGAATCTTCGGCCTGGCCGAGGAGAAGACCTTCACCTGGGACGACCTGATGGCCCTGCCGCAGACCACCCTCACCTACGATATCCACTGCGTCACCCACTGGAGCAAGCTCGACACGACCTGGACCGGCGTGCGCGTCGTGGACCTGATGGAACACATCGGGCTCAAGCCGGGCGCCACCCACGTCATGCAACACTCGGTCGGCGGGTACACGACCAACCTGGAGCTTTCGGATTTCCTCCGGCCCGAGAACCTGCTCGCGCACACCTTCGGCGGAGAGCCACTCGCCCCGGAACACGGCGGGCCGCTGCGCCTCGTCGTGCCGCACCTCTACTTCTGGAAAAGCGCGAAGTGGCTCAACGGCTTGGAGTTCATGGCCGCCGACAAGCCCGGCTTCTGGGAGCGCAACGGTTACCACATGCGCGGCGACCCCTTCAGGGAGGAACGCTACGACGACTGA
- a CDS encoding acetamidase/formamidase family protein codes for MSDHHLGTDAIHTVWDNGLRPALTIRPGDTVTSGTLDASDGGVARRAAAGELKGPPELVALAASDAFPEREGPRGHPLTGPVFVEGAEPGDVLQVEILEVRTAAWGWTGCRPNGIGLLDAALAEEGLQPYTHLWDLRERTHTDFRPGIRLPLVPFPGVMGVAPAAPGPHPTAPPRQVGGNMDIRQLVAGSTLFLPVEVPGALFSVGDLHAAQGDGELSGTGIECAGGVTLRFGLERGANLSTPEFITPTHGGTSTRWHATTGHHPDLMTAARLALRALLRRLQARGLTLEEAYVLASACVDLKISQIVDAPNYTVSAFLPLDIFLEE; via the coding sequence ATGAGCGACCACCACCTCGGCACCGATGCCATTCATACCGTCTGGGACAACGGCTTGCGCCCTGCCCTCACCATCCGGCCCGGCGATACGGTCACCTCCGGCACCCTGGACGCCTCTGATGGCGGGGTGGCGCGGCGGGCAGCGGCGGGGGAGCTGAAAGGCCCGCCCGAACTCGTCGCGCTGGCGGCTTCGGACGCCTTTCCCGAGCGGGAGGGACCGCGCGGCCATCCCCTTACCGGGCCGGTTTTCGTGGAGGGGGCGGAGCCGGGGGACGTGTTACAAGTGGAGATTCTGGAGGTGCGGACTGCCGCCTGGGGCTGGACTGGGTGCCGCCCGAACGGCATCGGCCTGCTGGACGCCGCGCTCGCGGAGGAGGGCCTTCAACCGTATACCCACCTCTGGGATCTGCGGGAGCGGACGCACACGGATTTCCGCCCCGGCATCCGCCTTCCGCTCGTCCCCTTCCCCGGCGTGATGGGTGTGGCCCCCGCCGCCCCCGGCCCCCATCCGACCGCTCCGCCCCGGCAGGTGGGCGGCAACATGGATATCCGGCAACTCGTGGCGGGAAGCACCCTGTTCCTGCCCGTCGAGGTGCCGGGCGCCCTCTTCTCGGTCGGCGACCTGCACGCGGCGCAGGGGGACGGCGAGCTGAGCGGCACCGGCATCGAGTGTGCCGGAGGGGTGACGCTGCGCTTCGGGCTGGAACGCGGCGCGAATCTCTCCACCCCCGAGTTCATCACCCCCACCCACGGCGGCACGAGCACCCGTTGGCACGCGACGACCGGCCACCACCCCGATTTGATGACAGCGGCTCGGCTCGCCCTGCGCGCCCTGCTGCGCCGTCTCCAGGCACGCGGCCTGACGCTGGAAGAAGCCTACGTGCTGGCGAGCGCCTGCGTGGACCTCAAGATCAGCCAGATCGTGGACGCACCCAACTACACGGTGAGCGCCTTCCTGCCGCTGGATATTTTTCTGGAGGAGTGA
- a CDS encoding mismatch-specific DNA-glycosylase produces the protein MLGEGLTLVLVGTAPSRISARARAYYANPENKFWRVLHEVGLTPRQLAPREYAILPQYGIGLTDVAKRHSGVDAALPEEAWAPDELRDKIRTYRPRIIAFTSKRGASETLGVPTGKLPYGPQLLPLEGAEVWVLPSTSPLGHNHFQLGPWQALADRVREVRSGMNRDSHGNEQDTGRVP, from the coding sequence GTGCTGGGGGAAGGGCTCACGCTCGTGCTGGTGGGCACGGCCCCCAGCCGCATCAGCGCGCGGGCGCGGGCGTACTACGCCAACCCCGAGAACAAGTTCTGGCGGGTGCTGCACGAGGTGGGCCTGACGCCCCGCCAACTCGCCCCGCGCGAGTACGCCATCCTGCCCCAGTACGGCATCGGCCTCACGGATGTCGCCAAACGGCACAGCGGGGTGGACGCCGCCCTGCCCGAGGAGGCCTGGGCGCCCGACGAGCTGCGCGACAAGATTCGGACCTACCGCCCGAGGATCATCGCCTTTACCAGCAAGCGCGGCGCCTCCGAGACGCTGGGAGTGCCCACCGGCAAGTTGCCCTACGGCCCGCAACTCCTCCCGCTGGAGGGGGCGGAGGTCTGGGTTCTGCCCTCGACGAGCCCGCTGGGGCACAACCACTTTCAGCTCGGGCCGTGGCAGGCGCTCGCGGACCGGGTGCGGGAGGTGCGTTCGGGCATGAACCGTGACTCACACGGGAACGAGCAGGACACGGGCCGCGTACCCTGA
- a CDS encoding DUF1272 domain-containing protein — protein MKSACERCGVSLAPDGEATICSFECIFCPACAETMNHTCPNCGGDLVRRPRLTRSVASAVTGSPSREVRYSRIS, from the coding sequence ATGAAGTCCGCCTGCGAACGTTGCGGCGTCTCCCTGGCACCAGACGGCGAGGCCACCATCTGCTCCTTCGAGTGCATCTTCTGCCCGGCCTGCGCCGAGACGATGAACCATACCTGCCCCAATTGCGGCGGCGACCTCGTGCGGCGGCCCCGGCTTACCCGTTCGGTCGCCTCTGCGGTAACCGGGAGCCCGTCGCGTGAGGTCAGATACAGTCGAATCTCCTGA
- a CDS encoding fimbrial assembly protein, which produces MVEINLLPQQERRGSRPDAWRYATYAVLPLTAAVILIPELTLGSRLSSLRAERDQLNGEIAALTPTKQEYDRLQGEQRTLEQVTAVATQLRDSKTYWTNDVAAFSAQLPRGGGVAITSMNVKPLDPGALATMQQGGVYAGKNVVREIDLSGTASSQQSVVNFLNTFENSPNFAVNFRSLQQDGDTGRYTFAASVGVVSQAAIPAPGTPGVTGDGTPPSAPIAAAPAGGTDVR; this is translated from the coding sequence GTGGTTGAGATCAACCTCCTGCCGCAGCAGGAGCGCCGGGGAAGTCGCCCGGACGCCTGGCGCTACGCGACCTACGCGGTCCTGCCCCTGACCGCCGCCGTCATCCTGATTCCCGAACTCACCCTGGGCTCGCGCCTGAGCAGCCTGCGCGCCGAGCGGGACCAGCTCAACGGTGAGATTGCCGCCCTGACGCCCACCAAGCAGGAGTACGACCGGCTTCAGGGCGAGCAGCGCACCCTGGAGCAGGTCACGGCGGTCGCCACGCAACTGCGGGACAGCAAGACCTACTGGACGAACGACGTGGCGGCCTTCTCCGCGCAGCTTCCGCGGGGCGGCGGGGTGGCGATCACGTCCATGAACGTCAAGCCCCTGGACCCGGGCGCCCTCGCCACCATGCAGCAGGGCGGGGTGTACGCCGGGAAGAACGTGGTGCGCGAGATCGACCTTTCGGGCACCGCGAGCAGCCAGCAGTCGGTCGTGAACTTCCTGAACACCTTTGAAAACAGCCCCAACTTCGCCGTGAACTTCCGCAGCCTGCAACAGGACGGCGACACGGGCCGCTACACCTTCGCCGCGTCGGTGGGCGTGGTGAGTCAGGCGGCCATCCCGGCGCCCGGGACGCCCGGCGTGACCGGAGACGGCACCCCGCCCTCCGCCCCCATCGCCGCCGCCCCGGCGGGAGGCACCGATGTCCGTTAA
- a CDS encoding M17 family metallopeptidase has product MQFVNEPERADLTLTFLGEGRAEVPERITRDLKPGMVRLLTRGGEGDGAVALPPSNAAQARELGAALAKLATDLGAQSIRVGETPHAEALTLATLMAGSQDARYRSEAKPGPIELAVEGLSDEERDRVEALMAGIRFARDLVNAPANVLNPAMLGRETRRLEALGADVDVWDSTEIEARGMGLLSAVAAGSAGGPRLIRVTLPARGEVKRVIALVGKGITFDTGGYSIKPAQGMTTMKGDMGGAAAVLGAMRALSALRDRLPEGVEVRAYVPAAENMVGPNAMRPGDIYRAANGKTVEVVNTDAEGRLILADALAVACDEGATELVDVATLTGAKTVALGNDVAALYSTDPDLTARLRASAEASGEFVWEMPLHAPYLKAYQKETLADLRNSDMVPAGGSIKAALFLREFVTRPWAHLDIAGNALQDGQATGWGVGTLVGYVLEE; this is encoded by the coding sequence ATGCAATTCGTGAACGAACCGGAGCGGGCGGACCTCACGCTGACGTTTCTCGGGGAGGGGCGGGCGGAGGTGCCCGAGCGGATCACGCGCGACCTGAAGCCCGGCATGGTTCGCCTGCTCACGCGAGGTGGGGAGGGAGACGGGGCTGTGGCGCTGCCGCCCTCGAACGCGGCCCAGGCCCGCGAACTCGGCGCCGCCCTCGCCAAACTGGCGACCGATCTGGGGGCGCAGTCCATCCGGGTAGGGGAGACGCCCCACGCGGAAGCCCTCACCCTCGCCACCCTGATGGCGGGCTCCCAGGACGCCCGTTACCGCTCGGAGGCCAAGCCCGGCCCCATTGAGTTGGCTGTGGAAGGCCTGTCGGATGAGGAACGGGACCGGGTGGAAGCCCTCATGGCGGGCATCCGCTTCGCCCGCGACCTCGTGAACGCCCCGGCGAACGTCCTCAACCCGGCCATGCTGGGGCGCGAGACCCGCCGCCTGGAAGCCCTGGGTGCCGACGTGGACGTGTGGGACAGCACTGAAATTGAGGCGCGCGGCATGGGCCTGCTCTCGGCGGTGGCGGCGGGGAGTGCGGGCGGCCCCCGCCTGATCCGCGTGACCCTTCCGGCCAGGGGCGAGGTGAAGCGCGTCATCGCCCTCGTGGGCAAGGGGATCACCTTCGACACGGGTGGCTACTCCATCAAGCCCGCCCAGGGCATGACCACCATGAAGGGCGATATGGGCGGCGCGGCGGCGGTGCTGGGGGCGATGCGGGCCTTGAGCGCCCTGCGCGACCGGCTGCCGGAAGGGGTGGAGGTCCGCGCCTACGTCCCCGCCGCCGAGAACATGGTTGGCCCAAACGCCATGCGCCCCGGCGACATCTACCGCGCGGCGAACGGCAAGACCGTGGAGGTCGTGAACACCGACGCGGAAGGCCGCCTGATCCTGGCCGACGCCCTGGCCGTCGCCTGCGACGAGGGCGCGACCGAACTCGTGGACGTGGCGACGCTGACGGGCGCGAAGACGGTCGCCCTGGGGAACGACGTGGCCGCCCTCTACAGCACCGATCCCGACTTGACAGCACGTCTTAGGGCGAGTGCAGAGGCTTCCGGCGAGTTCGTCTGGGAGATGCCCCTGCACGCCCCGTACCTGAAGGCCTACCAGAAGGAGACGCTGGCCGACCTGCGGAACTCGGACATGGTCCCAGCGGGGGGCAGCATCAAGGCCGCCCTCTTCCTGCGCGAGTTCGTCACCCGGCCCTGGGCGCACCTCGACATCGCTGGGAATGCGCTGCAAGACGGCCAGGCGACCGGCTGGGGCGTGGGGACGCTGGTGGGGTACGTGCTGGAGGAATAG